The Scophthalmus maximus strain ysfricsl-2021 chromosome 7, ASM2237912v1, whole genome shotgun sequence genome includes a window with the following:
- the c7h11orf58 gene encoding small acidic protein, with translation MSSPEDRHGTKRPASPSQDGSTAWESADLGSNERKQKFLRLMGAGKREPTGRLVIGDHKSTSHFRSGQEDKRMNEQLESQYHQGMDGKLSGRNRRHCGLGFSEPEPDLESLPAPPVDGRTEESEPVSKSASEKEATDAQDEGCDPSSKEQSSEEDEPNSDSSDEERKNGHKMTFVKSA, from the exons ATGAGTTCTCCAGAGGATCGACATGGGACAAAACGACCTGCATCCCCAAGTCAA GATGGCTCCACCGCGTGGGAATCGGCGGATCTGGGAAGCAACGAGAGGAAACAGAAGTTCTTGCGGCTGATGGGTGCTGGCAAG AGAGAACCTACGGGACGCCTTGTTATCGGTGATCACAAGTCAACGTCCCACTTCCGAAGTG GGCAGGAAGACAAGAGGATGAATGAGCAGCTGGAGAGTCAGTACCACCAGGGCATGGACGGGAAGCTGTCCGGCCGAAACCGGAGACACTGCGGTCTGGGCTTCAGCGAG CCTGAGCCGGACCTAGAGTCGCTTCCGGCCCCACCAGTGGACGGTCGGACAGAAGAAAGTGAGCCAGTGTCCAAGTCCGCCAGTGAAAAAGAAGCCACAGACGCCCAGGACGAGGGCTGCGACCCCAGCTCCAAGGAACAGAGCTCAGAGGAGGACGAGCCCAACTCTGACAGCAGTGACGAAGAACGGAAAAACGGCCACAAAATGACCTTTGTGAAGTCGGCGTAG